One region of Tamandua tetradactyla isolate mTamTet1 chromosome 6, mTamTet1.pri, whole genome shotgun sequence genomic DNA includes:
- the CD300LB gene encoding CMRF35-like molecule 7, with amino-acid sequence MWLSQALLILSLPGCFSIRGPSTVTGPEQGSLTLQCHYDTGWERHRKWWCRGAGWDFCRILVQTSESGYLQKKGRVLISDNQSNRLFTVTMQNLSKDDADTYWCGIEKFGTDLGVQVKVIVHPVGAVPMNQDADLLARPTDSSSAQATPFVRTRYVLLVFVKVPILLILLGAILWLKESQKVPKKQWGQPLYVNMSADRLSKGTAC; translated from the exons ATGTGGCTGTCCCAGGCTCTGCTCATTCTCAGCCTCCCAG GCTGTTTCTCCATCCGAGGTCCGAGTACTGTGACTGGCCCAGAGCAGGGGTCATTGACCTTGCAGTGTCACTACGACACGGGCTGGGAGAGACACAGGAAGTGGTGGTGCCGTGGGGCCGGCTGGGACTTCTGCCGCATCCTCGTGCAGACCAGCGAATCCGGGTACCTGCAGAAGAAAGGCCGTGTGTTGATCAGCGACAATCAGAGCAACCGCTTGTTCACGGTGACCATGCAGAATCTGAGCAAGGACGACGCTGACACTTACTGGTGTGGGATTGAGAAATTCGGAACTGACCTTGGGGTCCAAGTTAAAGTGATCGTCCACCCAG TGGGAGCTGTTCCAATGAACCAAGACGCAGATCTCTTAGCCAGGCCGACTGACAGCAGCAGCGCCCAGGCGACCCCCTTCGTCAG GACTCGCTATGTGCTCCTGGTGTTTGTGAAGGTTCCCATCTTGCTCATCTTGCTCGGGGCTATCCTCTGGTTGAAGGAGTCTCAGAAGGTCCCCAAGAAGCAATGGGGTCAGCCTCTCTATGTCAACATGTCCGCAGACCGTCTGAGCAAAGGCACAGCCTGTTAG